The Mustela nigripes isolate SB6536 chromosome 11, MUSNIG.SB6536, whole genome shotgun sequence genomic interval CCCCTCAGCAGTCTGTGCGAGGGCCCAAGAAGGGACCTGGAAATTATTTATGGAGTAATGAGAAGACTCCCTGGCCATGGTAACCCAAGACAATGAGGTCTGTGTTCTTTAAGCCTTCTGTATGTAGAGCCTTCCCCTGGTTATCCCATTCCCAGAACAAAGACCCTGAAAGGGGTCTTTGCTATCGTAGCCCACAGGATAAAGCCTTCACTCCAAATAGTTTTCTTAGGGCTCCCTTCATGTCCTTGTTCCTCAGGCAGTAGATGAAGGGATTCAGCATGGGTGTGACCACCATATACATCACTGAAGCCAATGATTCCTTATCAGCTGAGTGGGAGGACGAGGGATTCAGGTAGACCCCTGTAATGGTCCCGTAGAAGAGGAGGACTACAGTGAGGTGAGAGCCACAGGTGGAAAAGGCCTTTTGTTTGCCTCGGGCAGATGGGACCTTGAGCACAGCAGATACAATGCGGGTGTAGGACACGAGAATGCCAAGAAAGGGGATGAGGACAATCAAGCCCCCCACCAGCAGAATCATGAGCTGGTTGAGCTGGGTGTTAGAACAGGAGAGCTGGAGCAGGGGAATGAGGTCACAGAAGAAGTAAGGGATGGCGTTGCTGGCACAGAACTCCAGCCGGGCCATGAGGACAGTATGTAGCAGGGAGTGGAGGCTGGCAATGAGCCAGGAGCTTCCTAGCATCAGGGCACAGATTTGCAGACTCATCATGGTGGAGTAGTGCAGGGGGTGACAGATGGCCACGTAGCGGTCATAAGCCATTGCTGTCAGGAGAAAGTTGTCCATGTTGGCAAGCAAAATGCAGAAGTAGATCTGAGTTAGGCAGCCGCCATAGGAAATGGACCGAGTCTGCATCTGAATGTTCACAAGCATCTTGGGGACTGTGGCAGAGATGAAGCAGAAATCCACCAGGGAAAGGTTgctgaggaagaagtacatgggcgtGTGGAGGTGGGAGTCTGAGCCAATGGCCAGGATGATGAGCAAGTTCCCAGCTGCC includes:
- the LOC132027275 gene encoding putative olfactory receptor 1F12P, translated to MEGENHTSISEFILLGLSSQPERQELIFGLFLVMYLVGAAGNLLIILAIGSDSHLHTPMYFFLSNLSLVDFCFISATVPKMLVNIQMQTRSISYGGCLTQIYFCILLANMDNFLLTAMAYDRYVAICHPLHYSTMMSLQICALMLGSSWLIASLHSLLHTVLMARLEFCASNAIPYFFCDLIPLLQLSCSNTQLNQLMILLVGGLIVLIPFLGILVSYTRIVSAVLKVPSARGKQKAFSTCGSHLTVVLLFYGTITGVYLNPSSSHSADKESLASVMYMVVTPMLNPFIYCLRNKDMKGALRKLFGVKALSCGLR